Part of the Astatotilapia calliptera unplaced genomic scaffold, fAstCal1.2 U_scaffold_109, whole genome shotgun sequence genome is shown below.
ACTGTGTTCAGGTCTGAACTTGGTGACGGTGAAGTTCTGTCCAAATGCTTTTGGTAAATTTTCATCCTCCTTGTACCAGGTGTAGTTAGCTGCTGGGTTAGCATCACTGCTACAGGTCAGATGACTGAACTGCCCTCCACTATCTCCCAGCTCACTGACACAGAGGGAAGCTTTGGAGCATCTGGAGGAGAAATAAGGACAATGacaacatggttggttataaatATACTCAAGTCTTTGCAGGCTTCTCACAACGCTACAAAAATTATAAAAGGTAACATTCAGAAACCTTACTTATTTCCTTGTCAAACTTCCTTATATTGTGATAAACAGACATGATTGTGCAGtaaatctgttttcactcttcatGATGATGAATTAACTCTTATCTCTAAAGTTGATGTTAACTGTTCAATTGAGATCAAAGAACTTAAagcttataaatgtattttactcACATTTCACATCAATAGTTCTGCTTTCAGATCTCTTTTGTCCCAGGTCATTATCAGCTGTACAGTAATACTTTCCAGAGTCAGAGGGCAGGATGGAGCTGAAAACATGTTGGTTTTGGTAACTGAGAGGGTTGATGACATCCTCCTTGTACCAGGTGTAGTTAGCTGCTGGGTTAGCATCACTGCTACAGGTCAGAGTGACTGAACTGCCCTCCACTATCTCAGCAGAGGGACTCACTGACACAGAGGGAAGCTTTGGAGCATCTGGAGGAGGAAACATAAGAATGACAACAAAACCAAATTTTAGAAATTTATattctaaaaagaaaacattgtaaACCTCCCAAAAGAAAGGCCTCTGACTAAAACTAACATACAGACACATTCacgtaaataaagaaaaattaaatataattctcttaatgaaacaaaaagtaGTGAACTCACACACTGTTGGAGAAGGGAATATCTCATATCCTTTCACAGCGCAGTAAAAACGGTCTGCAGAATCAAATGTGTTCAGCTGTAAATATTGTTCGTCTGATGAAAGTTTGTGTCCATTCCTGTACCAGATGTAGGAAGATTGATCGGGTAGCTGACAGTTGTTGTGACATGTCAGCTCTGTCCAGTTAGAATAAGAGTTTACTGTTGATCTCCTCACATGTACCTGGAGCTGTGGATCtgggagtaaaaaaaacaatgacattATATCAGAAATATCTCAACATCTGCACAAATACACATGGAAATGTTTAACGTGAATTCCAGTCAAATATTTTTTACCTGTAACAGTCAAAGTGACTCCAGGTGATCCAGTATATTTCCCTCCTGGATCGTTTGTTATGAGCATGAACTTGTACTCAGCTGAGTCGCTCTCTCTCAGGTCTGAGATTCTCAGAGTGCAGTCATTGTTTTCACACTGATACTGAACTCGACCTGAATACTCTGGATCTGTTTTCAGGTCCACAGGCTCATTATCTTTGACTGTAGTAAACCAGAACATTTTCTGgattcttgtctttatgtcatttATAGTCGATAGGTATCTGAATTTGGAGTGTATTTCTGCTG
Proteins encoded:
- the LOC113017348 gene encoding B-cell receptor CD22-like, whose translation is MFWFTTVKDNEPVDLKTDPEYSGRVQYQCENNDCTLRISDLRESDSAEYKFMLITNDPGGKYTGSPGVTLTVTDPQLQVHVRRSTVNSYSNWTELTCHNNCQLPDQSSYIWYRNGHKLSSDEQYLQLNTFDSADRFYCAVKGYEIFPSPTVYAPKLPSVSVSPSAEIVEGSSVTLTCSSDANPAANYTWYKEDVINPLSYQNQHVFSSILPSDSGKYYCTADNDLGQKRSESRTIDVKYAPKLPSVSVSWEIVEGSSVI